Within the Rosa rugosa chromosome 2, drRosRugo1.1, whole genome shotgun sequence genome, the region AAGGTCAGTAATGAAGCTTGATACATTTATTGATTCATGCTTAAGAAATGGTCATCTTCTTCATGATAAACACACAATATATCTCCCATGTATTGACTTAAACTCTTTGATAATAAATTCATGTTGAAAGAGACAGTTGATGTATAACATGGGTGTGGAACTATGCACTAAGATGGCATGACAATGTCTTCATAGATGAAACTAGTCTAGGATTCAGAAATGAGCCATCTACCTCTTGTAGGATTAAAGCAAAAGAGAATACATCCACTTTTGTATCATATTCTTCATTCTTAGAAACCTCAGGAGCTATGTATCGACCTGTCAATGGAAATCAACAAATGATACTGAGTCACTCACAATCTATAACTTCAACCGATGGCATGTAAGTTTCCACAATGAAGGGCTACTAAATTATAGAAAAGTATATCTGTATAGAAAAAGAACCAGAGAGAACTACTTTTTTCCCTTTCAGAAAGATACTACCTAGGCAACACTGCACCTAAGCAACATATTAGTTTGGTAAGGATCTATTCAATATAGTATTGCCCAGAAGAAAACACTCACATGAAGCATCTTGACAAATCAAAGGCTTATCTTCTTTAACCGTCAGCAACTTGCTCACTCCAAAATCAGCAACTTTTATGGTCCCAGAATCATCTCGCAATATATTTCTGTCATCAAACTAGTTAGCAACATTAGAAGAAAAGGCCTGCCATTAACACTATTAAGGCTATCAAGGGAAACAACAGAATCCTCTTTTGAAATAGTAATGTGAATATGAACATGAGTTCTTCAGGTGAAAGACCAGTAAACGAAGAAAAGATAACCAAAGAAAATGGGCCTCTTGGTAAATGCTAAGACCAGAATGGagattagaaagaaaaaaagaagaaacttaCGAAGGCTCAAGATCACGATGAATAATTGGTGCTGGTTTATTCTCATGCAAATAATTCATTCCCCTGCATGATATCCAGAGATAATGTGGTAAAGAACTATATTCAagcaataaaaaatgattttgcTCTCAAAACAAAAGTAAGCAACCAAAATACATGTTAGCTGTTTATCAACCAAGCCTCAATGCGGTGATAGTCTTTACTCCTGAAGCATTCATTGTAGAATAAGTAAATCAGTTTTTACTTTAAATTGCCTTTAATACAGGAATGAAAATAAGATCTTGCAACTACAAATCCAATTATATTTTGTATGCAGAGCATCCAAGCATTAAAATTTTTAACAAGAAAGAGCTGTTAAGAACTTATATCTAGAGGTTTTCAGGACTTGAAGCAAAGACCAAGTTCAGAAGTTGGATTGGTTTAGGCAATAATGCTTTTGAAATTGCAAAAACTGATGCAGTCATTTAGATCCAGGATGCATATGCTTGATAGGATGCTTATTTCTACCAAACTAGGTAGCATATTGTGTTTGTTTTGCTCTATTCTATTCTGTgacaagaggaaaaaaaaaacatataaacatgaaaaacaaatgaaaaagaaaaaaaattaaattaaagaaaTGATGCCTCTCATTTCTGCAGAGCCTCTAGTAAGCCAAGAAATTTTAAATCCTGTGTTGAATCTTGGTGGACACAACAAACAGAACACATACTTTTGTTTGCCATGACAAAAAATGGAGAATAGAAGATGATGCTAAAGGAAATGCTCATTAGCTTACTTTTGTTTGCCATGACAAAAAAGGGAGAATAGAAGATGATGCTAAAGGAAATGCTCATTAGCTTACTAACCGAAGCCATCACCACTAAATAAGCAACTGGGATAAAGAACCACAATCAAATCAAGGACAGACATTTCAACAAAATGGACAATAACTCTGAAATTCAATCTATATGTAAGATATATTAATGACCTCTTTCCACTTTGTATAACATTGTACTCTTGCATTTGAGTTTTTTAACAAATGTCCTCCTTTGTAAATGCAATGAATCCTTTATTCTAACAggtaaattataattcttcaaATTTGTTATCTGTTGATATTCAGAAAATGATCATCAAGGCCAAATCAAAAGAATAACGGACCTTGCAATATCAAGTGCAAATCTCACAGCTGTCGACGGTTTCAatgctccttttctttttaaaaatgCACGTAGGTCTCCCTGCAATAAggccaaaacaaaataaagatcTACAAAATTCTAAATTTTAAGCTCCAAACTAGCTACTGTGTTCCATTTTACTTCCATGCACCTCTGTAGAGGAACGTCAACTCAACAAAGTAAAGGTTCTATGTTACCCAGGAACTCTAATCTGactggcaaaaaaaaaaaaaaaaaaaaaatacaagacaGAAGATGCAAGTAAATCATATTAACAAGGTTATGCCTATTTAATTCTGCAATTAGCAATGGATCCTTAGAGCCCTATTTTGAGCACTAATATGGACAAAAAAGCACAACCATCTAAGAGCAATGAAGCACCTCAAGCTTTCACTTCACACTACCAAAACATGAGCTTTTGCTGAAACATTACGAAATATAACCATTCCTCTAACATTATGGAGGCACAAACATTGCAACTATTCCAAATGAGTTACTAGAAAATATTTTAGAAAGATTAGATACCAAATACAAGCACAGAAAAGGGACAAAACCTTAGGCAAGTATTCTGTTACAATCATCATTGGACTACTTTGAGTTACTGCACCCAGAAATTGCACTACATTTGGATGCCGTATCTTTTGAAGCAATGCAAGCTCATCCGTAAATGCCTTCCTGCAGAAAGACCAAAGTGATCCATAACTTCAAAGACCATAAAGCTAGAAAAGAAGGAATTGGAAAAATGATGAGTAGTTCATGAACAACGCACACTTTAGCCTCGTCAACAATTAGTTCCTCCGCAAGCCTTTTCACAGCAACCTGTATTCCGCGCCAAGATGCTAAATGGAATGTTCCCTGGATCACAAAGAAACAGATGAGCACAACTAACAAGACAACAAGATATTAATCAACTAGCAATAAGCAACACGCTAATTCAAACACTTCTTATAACACATTCAAAACCATAGCAAATCGACATTAACAGCTTTTCACGAGCACTTTTGCATAGGCAATTTGAACATTTAACCAGCATAAAAATATTTACCTTGGTTATTTCAACACTGTTAGTAAAATCAAGCTCCTTGGGATCAATTTCATATTCGGGAACTTCTCTCGCATACTTAACGTGCATTGGTGCCATCTGAACATTTTAACCAGCATAATATAagcaaatcaaacaaaaaccaGCTCAGTAAAATCAAGAAAGCACTACCGTAAATCAAAATTTTACCAGAGGCTTCGCGCCGCGCTTCTCCAGAAGCTTGATCACATCATGGTTCTTATAGTATATAGCATCTGCAAGAGGCTGTTCAAGCAAAACTAGACTGTCaaaatcatcatcttcttctccgATTTCCAACTATTCGTAACATTTTCATCTACATTTCTCTAAGTCTTGTACAGAATTAAGCTTAAGCAAGCAGAGATTAAGCAATTTAAGACTAAAGCTTGGTGAGCAGGGTGAACTTACGGAGCTGCCCCAGCGATCTTTAGTATTAACATCAGCTCCGCGCTCAAGCAGCAGCGAAACGACGTCGGAGTAGCCCTGACACGCGGCGACATGCAGCGCCGTCCGATTATCGATGTCGCGGAAATTGACGTCGATGCCGGAATCGAGAAGCTCCTTGATCCCGTCCAAGTCGGCTTCATTGGCCAAGTACATGAGCCTCACTCGGGGATCGATCACCTCCACCTCGTCCTCCTCCGCGTCTCCGGCGTCGGATTCACGCTCCGGCGCCAGAGACGACTGCTTGCCCAGAGTGAACCTCAACGGCGTCGTTTTCAAATCCATGAAAGCTGCgaagttttctctctctctcttttttgctATATGTTCGACGGGTTtataggaagaagaaaagcgcGTGTGTTTTTTTTAGCTGTAACGttcttctttttcggtttcttttttcaattcgtCGTTTTATACTTTTCTGGCGATTGGGGTCGAGCGCGTGGGGAGAAACTTCGGGGTAACGACTAGTACGCGACGATGGCGCAGGGTGATAGGGGTGTAGCTAATGTGCGCGGGTGAGGTGATTGCGCCATCAACGAACTGGTCGGTAATGTGTAGCGGGTGAAGTGGTGAAGCCCTCCCTCAACTATGGTGGACCTGGAGGGGCGGGCGCGGGAGTATCGATCTAATGTGAAACCTTTATTATTATTGTTCTATCAATTTTTTCTGGGTGTTTAAAGATTTTAATGATTAGTTTAGGTCTGAAAAGAAGTGAaaatattttctaatttttattaaGATTGTGTTATAGACAGCCGACTTACTTAGATACCCGAACTGTTTATGGCTTAATTTTCGTCCTGAGTTGTAGTAGTTAAATTGattctttactttttttttttttttttggaaaaatttctcaatttttatAGATCACAGAAATTACACATAATGGCTCATCCAATAGAATTGTCAAAAAGAGTCGTTATGTAAGTAATTGATTCATTACTCAATTGTGCCCTAACTGTCCGATCATACTTGTACTTATATCTCTTCTACTCATGCTTGATCTTAGTGTCAACATTAACAAGAGAAGACTAAAACTGTATCAAGTATATAGGGAGAATTAATTGATACTTTGATatttatttggttttttttttggtcaatactTTGATATTTATTTGTTTGTACTTTGTCCTTCTGGATATAACAAAATAATTTTCGACTTTATAGCAATAACTAGATCCATGAGCTAGTGGTGCGTACCGTTAGTCGTTAGAAACTAGGAAGTGGTCCTAAATGTTGATGATTCCTGGAAACTATTCTCTCCCTTATCCATTAATTAAGTCTACAATACCACGTCAGATGAAAACTATTGCGATTTGAATTGTCTTTCCGGACGAAATGAAACAAGTTAACAGCGACGTTTATATCTTCACTTTCCCATGCACATTTCTACTTCCACATTGACTCTGTTTGTCCCAACTTTCATACTTGGTACTTTGGTAGTTTAATTGGGGTTACTATTTAACAACAAAATCATTGAAAGACTAAACGATTTTCGATTTAGTTGATCTTCTAATGTGTAACAACATTCGAGAACTacaagaaaggaaaataaagaaaCTACAAATTTGGGTTTTGCCATCCTCTTTGAACCTAATTTTGGAAAATTTTGAGCTAAAATATCCACAGATCACATATGGCCAAACATGGAACATGGTTTCAAGTTTCATTTTCAACACCAACCAAGTTTTAgtggaaagaaaacaaaactgagAGGAATATAGAGGTTGTTGCAGGAGGACTGCTATCACTTCCTCAGTTTGTCTTACTCTTATAAACAAGTGGACTCAAACAATTCACAACCAATTTGGTTAAGTTGGCTTGTTCAATGTATCATAATCAAGCCTCCTAAAATATACTAATAATGGGAGAAATTAGTATATTCATTTTCTTAGCAAAGAAACTGTCATACCTCTGGCCATGATGATAAAACATGAATTCTGGATCAGAATTGACTTTGAGGCTGCGCTCATGCTGTAGGATGTAGTTGTACAACTCATTGTTTAATagttttgttctttcttttcgtCATTCTACTCTTGTGATGATATGGGATAAGGTCACACGAGATAAGCTTTAACTTGAGATCCAAGCTACAATTTTTGACTGCCGTCCTTGTGCAACTTCTGTTCAATTTTAAGGTTAAACTCACTCAAATAAGAAAGCCACCACACCCTGACTAGAACCTTTTTGGGTTTGTTCACGGATTTTCGGTATATCTATGACCatgaattcttttgttcattcaagaataaaaattttataagttcaaaaaaaaaaaagaataaaaattttATCGTTCATACAtgaaagatatatatatttagaagaAACAATAATCAAACCGCAAAGAAAGAAAGTAGAATATATGACTCAGAAAAACAATACAGTGCACACACATATTGCGTGTGTGCTGACGCTACTATGAGGAGAAGAAGGATTCATGTTTCCTTTTGGCTATTCCACAGGGAATGAGGAACTATTGGCTTCAGGTGTATCTGATAAGCATCAAGGTCCTTTTCATCTGGaaaattttattaatttgaGGTCCCTCTATATTAAGTACTCAACAAGAAAGTTCAGTAGGCTTTTACTGCAGGGATTGGCAAGTAGACCAATCTAGTTTGTATTCATTTCTGTCATATTCATTATAACTCGTACCAGTAATTGGATAATTTGGATCTATAGGTACTCATTTCAGAGGAAACACATGGAAGATCTAACATTATTGAGAATTAGTGGCGGCCAAACATAGCGGCGGCCAAGTGGCCAACCAAGGTGTTTCCTTACACAAATtgcagaaaatcagaaatacaAAGCAAGACTAGCTGGCAGACAACCCCAGCTTTTTTTGTGACAGCTTTGAGCCTTTGACATTACATTAAAACTTCAACTTTACACATTAGAGTTGACGGGGACATTGGAACAGAGTGTCATTACAAGTTGAAACACAAACATCAAGAGACCTAATTGGGTTGGAGTGTGCACTCAGCAATCTTCTCCCAAGATTTGAGAGTTTTATCTTCAGTGTCAGTTTTGTACAATGCAAGGCGAGTAACGGGGAAGCTCAGACTAGCAATGCTCTCGTCCAGAATGCTGGCTTTCTCTTGAGCTTTTTTCTTATCTTCATCACTCAGATCTGCGTACAGGAGACTCAGATGTGGCATATAAGCTGCAATTGATCCAACAATCATTAGTGTTAGAACAAGAACAATAGTCTTGGTACATACACAAATCATGCTTCAATTTACAAAGCATGTAGGCACCATATGCAATCTCATCTTTATGTCTAAATGCTCAGCAAAACCATAAAAAAGTTGATTTACATGAAATTGGTCAACAAGTTAGTTAAATTTAAAATCACGTATTCTCCAAACCCCTATGGATATTTTTATAGAAATTACATGATAAAGTAGCACCATTGACCATCTAAACTTCACTGACTAAATGCTAACCAACCACAAGAATTGGCTTGTCTTATGATATGGGCAAATCTACAAGTTGCTAAAACAGGTAATTTACCAACAAATATGCAGATGAGTTCAGTTTTGCATTCTAAGCAGCAGTGTTGGCAATGTTTCTTCATTATCTACATCCTTAACATACCCATAAAAAAATTGGCTTATATGAAACAGCCAACCTATTAGTTTAGGATATCAACAAGTTCTGTGGATATATACAGAGTAGTCCAATTTGCAGACAAAGTCTGAGCATTCCCAATCTAATCTACATTGTGTAAATGCTCAGCAAAACCCATAACAAAAGTTGACTTAACCAAATGGGCAATCCACAAGTTTGCTAAAAAGAAATGGGCATTCCACAAAAACCTATAATATTTACAGAGGAGTTCCTTTTGTGGTTTCATGGTATAAAGATGTAACCTTGACAAATGCTAACTGCTATAACTCAACTTTTCAGGCATAGTATGATTTCTGCTTCAATAATTGCCAAGTCAATTCAAAGCTAAGACCAATCATCAACAGCAGAAACATTTTCCCATCCAAACAAAACAGATAGAGACAAATATTTCCAAAAATAACAAAGCACAAAACTTTAGTCTATAAAATATATCAGAACTCACGAGTTGAGCTATTGTAACCAAAATGCCCACAGCAGATTGCACTAGCTTCCACCACCTGAACAAAAAGACACAAACTTTCAATCTCATTGTTTCATAATAAACAAAACTTGAAACCCATAAACAAAGTCTTACCTGAGGAGTGGGATTGATGAGGAGGAACACACACTGGTAAAAGAAAGTTCCGGTGGCGACGCTCTCAACTTTGGCTTCGTAGGCCTTCACGGCCTGCGAGGCCGCTTTAAACTTGTTGAGAGCGTCTTCGGGGGTCAAGGTGATGGCCCCCACGACGGTGATGTGGGGGTCGAAGTAGGGCCCGTTGAACTCGGCGCGGAGGCCCTCCATGAGCTTCTTGAGCCTGGGGGTCACGTCGTCCGGTGGAAGCGCCCACACGGAATAGACGTTCTTTTCTGGGGTGGTGGAAGCCATGAGAGTAGAGAAGGATTGGATGAAGAGAGAAAAGCCAAACAGTCCGAGAACGCTGAGGATCGGAAGGAGTTCAGTTCagttcatttcatttcatttcatttcattttgagGTGTTTCGGagtaaaaatgaaattaatagAATATTCGCGGAATAATACAATATATTTTTGGATAGACTTTTGGTTCAGACTTCAGACGTTCAGTGACTTG harbors:
- the LOC133729373 gene encoding integrin-linked protein kinase 1, whose translation is MDLKTTPLRFTLGKQSSLAPERESDAGDAEEDEVEVIDPRVRLMYLANEADLDGIKELLDSGIDVNFRDIDNRTALHVAACQGYSDVVSLLLERGADVNTKDRWGSSPLADAIYYKNHDVIKLLEKRGAKPLMAPMHVKYAREVPEYEIDPKELDFTNSVEITKGTFHLASWRGIQVAVKRLAEELIVDEAKVKAFTDELALLQKIRHPNVVQFLGAVTQSSPMMIVTEYLPKGDLRAFLKRKGALKPSTAVRFALDIARGMNYLHENKPAPIIHRDLEPSNILRDDSGTIKVADFGVSKLLTVKEDKPLICQDASCRYIAPEVSKNEEYDTKVDVFSFALILQEMIEGCPPFSAKQDSEVPKVYVARERPPFRAPVKRYAHGLRELIEECWNEKPAKRPSFRQIILRLESIYNTIGHKRRWKVRPLKCFPNLEAMLRKDHISLSSRSRSSRSSASSI
- the LOC133733112 gene encoding cyclic phosphodiesterase-like, whose product is MASTTPEKNVYSVWALPPDDVTPRLKKLMEGLRAEFNGPYFDPHITVVGAITLTPEDALNKFKAASQAVKAYEAKVESVATGTFFYQCVFLLINPTPQVVEASAICCGHFGYNSSTPYMPHLSLLYADLSDEDKKKAQEKASILDESIASLSFPVTRLALYKTDTEDKTLKSWEKIAECTLQPN